One Chionomys nivalis chromosome 4, mChiNiv1.1, whole genome shotgun sequence genomic region harbors:
- the LOC130873384 gene encoding cholesterol side-chain cleavage enzyme, mitochondrial — protein sequence MLAKGLSLRSVLVKGYQPFLSPTWQGPVLTIGGEAGISTNSPRPFSEIPSPSDNGWLNLYHFWKKNGTHRIHYHQIQSFQKYGPIYREKLGSVESVYILDPEDAELLFSCEGPYPERYVLPPWLAYHQYYQRPIGILFKKSEAWKKDRIVLNQEVMSRDAIKNFVPLMEGVAHDFIKVLHKRIKEQNSGKFSGDISGDLFRFSFESVTNVIFGERLGMLEEIVDPESQRFIDAVYQMFHTSVPMLILPPELFRFFRTKIWKDHAAAWDVIFDKAGEYTQNFYWDLRHKQDFNQYPGVLYSLLSGSKMSFKNIQANITEMLAGGVDTTSMTLLWNLYEMAHNLKVQEMLRAEVLAARRQAQGDMVKMVQLVPLLKASIKETLRLHPISVTLQRYLMNDVVLRNYKIPAKTLVQVAIYAMGREPSYFSNPDKFDPTRWLEKSKNSTHFRYLGFGWGVRQCLGRRIAELEMTILLINVLENFRIEVQSLSDVGTKFSLILLPEKPILFNFQPLKKDLGTTMISQGDTV from the exons ATGCTGGCCAAGGGACTTTCCTTGCGCTCAGTGCTGGTCAAAGGCTACCAACCTTTCTTGAGCCCTACCTGGCAGGGGCCAGTGCTGACCATTGGAGGGGAAGCTGGCATCTCTACTAATAGTCCTCGGCCTTTCAGTGAGATCCCTTCCCCCAGTGACAATGGCTGGCTAAACCTGTACCACTTTTGGAAGAAGAATGGCACACACAGAATCCACTATCATCAAATACAGAGTTTCCAGAAGTACGGCCCCATTTACAG GGAGAAGCTTGGCAGCGTGGAGTCTGTTTATATTCTGGACCCTGAAGATGCAGAGCTGCTGTTTTCATGCGAGGGTCCCTACCCAGAACGATATGTTTTGCCCCCCTGGCTTGCCTATCACCAGTATTACCAGAGGCCCATTGGGATCCTGTTTAA GAAGTCAGAAGCTTGGAAGAAAGATCGAATTGTACTAAACCAGGAGGTGATGTCCCGTGACGCCATCAAGAACTTCGTGCCCCTGATGGAAGGTGTAGCTCATGACTTCATCAAGGTCTTGCACAAGCGCATCAAGGAGCAGAACTCTGGAAAATTTTCAGGGGACATCAGTGGTGACCTGTTCCGCTTTTCCTTTGAGT CCGTCACCAATGTCATCTTTGGGGAGCGCCTGGGGATGTTGGAGGAGATCGTGGACCCTGAATCCCAGCGGTTCATCGATGCTGTCTACCAGATGTTCCACACTAGTGTCCCCATGCTCATCCTGCCTCCAGAACTCTTTCGATTCTTCAGAACTAAGATCTGGAAGGACCATGCGGCTGCCTGGGATgtgatttttgataaag CTGGTGAATACACTCAGAACTTCTACTGGGACTTACGGCACAAGCAAGACTTCAACCAGTACCCTGGTGTCCTCTATAGCCTCCTGAGTGGTAGCAAGATGTCCTTCAAGAACATCCAGGCCAACATTACGGAGATGCTGGCAGGGGGAGTAGACACG ACATCCATGACCCTGCTGTGGAACTTGTATGAGATGGCACACAACTTGAAAGTACAGGAGATGCTGCGGGCAGAGGTTCTGGCTGCCCGGCGCCAGGCCCAGGGAGATATGGTCAAGATGGTGCAGTTGGTCCCGCTTCTAAAAGCCAGCATCAAGGAGACCCTGAG GCTCCACCCCATCTCTGTGACCTTGCAGAGGTATCTTATGAATGATGTGGTGCTTCGTAATTACAAGATTCCTGCCAAG ACATTGGTGCAGGTGGCTATCTATGCCATGGGCCGAGAacccagctacttctccaaccCAGACAAGTTTGACCCAACTCGCTGGTtggaaaaaagcaaaaatagcACCCACTTCCGGTACTTGGGCTTTGGCTGGGGTGTTCGACAGTGTTTGGGACGGCGGATTGCAGAGCTGGAGATGACCATCCTCCTCATCAAC GTGCTGGAGAACTTCAGAAttgaagttcaaagtctctctgACGTGGGGACCAAGTTTAGTCTCATCCTGTTGCCTGAGAAGCCCATCCTCTTCAACTTCCAGCCTCTCAAGAAGGACCTGGGCACCACCATGATCAGTCAGGGTGACACTGTCTGA